One Halolamina litorea genomic window carries:
- a CDS encoding protein sorting system archaetidylserine decarboxylase — translation MVRGISPGAIRYGVPPLLAGFLLTPVSGPVGLGLVALGMAAVLFHRDPEREPPESGFVTPADGSVSVIREEEGRIRVGVFMNVTDVHVNRAPTGGTVESVTHRPGANKPAFSKDSDRNERVDIDCGDYEVSLIAGWFARRIHPYVEAGDDLARGDRIGHISFGSRADVLLPERVEYADIRVREGEDVTAGETVVAADPAE, via the coding sequence ATGGTCCGCGGTATCTCCCCCGGAGCGATCCGATACGGCGTCCCGCCGCTGCTCGCGGGCTTCCTGCTCACCCCCGTCTCGGGCCCGGTCGGCCTCGGCCTCGTGGCGCTGGGGATGGCCGCGGTTCTGTTCCACCGCGACCCCGAGCGCGAGCCGCCCGAATCGGGCTTCGTCACCCCAGCTGACGGCAGCGTCTCGGTGATCCGCGAGGAGGAGGGCCGCATCCGCGTCGGCGTGTTCATGAACGTCACCGACGTGCACGTCAACCGTGCGCCCACGGGGGGCACCGTCGAGTCGGTCACCCACCGCCCCGGCGCGAACAAGCCGGCGTTCTCGAAGGACTCCGACCGGAACGAGCGCGTGGACATCGATTGCGGCGACTACGAGGTGTCGCTGATCGCGGGCTGGTTCGCCCGGCGCATCCACCCCTACGTCGAGGCAGGCGACGACCTCGCTCGCGGGGACAGGATCGGCCACATCAGCTTCGGCAGCCGCGCCGACGTGCTCCTGCCCGAGCGCGTCGAGTACGCCGACATCCGGGTCCGTGAGGGCGAGGACGTGACCGCCGGCGAGACCGTCGTCGCCGCCGACCC
- a CDS encoding AAA family ATPase, with product MDEPLWTERYAPDIGDLPQAETRERLRRAVDEPMNLVVQGPPGAGKTAAVRALAREAHEDDENDLVEINVADFFDRTKKEIREDPRFAQFLEGRSRMAKRDMINRVLKESASYAPVSGEFKTILLDNAEAIREDFQQALRRVMEQHHRTTQFVIATRQPSKLIAPIRSRCFPVPVRAPTADEIEGVLADILDAEAVEYDDDGLEFLAGYADGDLRTAVLSAQTTAAQHDEVTMTAAYEVLDGVGHDDELSGALTAATEGDFSTARSTVDDLLDEGYDGEELLQELLRVARSDYSGEKLARLHQLAGEADLDLTEGSDDKIHLTHLLSAWAAGHESLRGEA from the coding sequence ATGGACGAACCGCTCTGGACCGAGCGCTACGCCCCCGATATCGGGGACCTCCCGCAGGCAGAAACTCGGGAGCGCCTGCGCCGGGCCGTCGACGAGCCGATGAACCTCGTCGTACAGGGCCCCCCGGGGGCGGGCAAGACCGCCGCCGTGCGGGCGCTCGCCCGCGAGGCCCACGAGGACGACGAGAACGACCTCGTGGAGATCAACGTCGCGGACTTCTTCGACCGCACGAAAAAGGAGATCCGGGAGGATCCCCGGTTCGCGCAGTTCCTGGAGGGCCGCAGCCGGATGGCCAAGCGGGACATGATCAACCGCGTGCTCAAGGAGTCCGCGAGCTACGCGCCCGTCTCGGGGGAGTTCAAAACGATCCTGCTGGACAACGCCGAAGCGATCCGTGAGGACTTCCAGCAGGCGCTGCGCCGGGTGATGGAGCAACACCACCGCACCACGCAGTTCGTGATCGCCACGCGCCAGCCCTCGAAGCTGATCGCGCCGATCCGCTCGCGCTGTTTCCCCGTCCCCGTTCGGGCGCCGACGGCCGACGAGATCGAGGGCGTGTTGGCCGATATCCTCGACGCCGAAGCCGTCGAGTACGACGACGACGGGCTGGAGTTCCTCGCGGGCTACGCCGACGGCGACCTCCGGACGGCCGTGTTGAGCGCCCAGACGACCGCCGCCCAACACGACGAGGTGACGATGACGGCGGCCTACGAGGTGCTCGACGGCGTCGGCCACGACGACGAACTCTCGGGGGCGCTCACCGCTGCCACCGAGGGCGACTTCTCGACGGCCCGCTCGACCGTCGACGACCTGCTCGACGAGGGGTACGACGGCGAGGAACTGCTTCAAGAGCTCCTGCGGGTCGCTCGCAGCGACTACTCCGGCGAGAAGCTCGCCCGGCTCCACCAGCTCGCCGGCGAGGCCGACCTCGATCTGACCGAGGGCTCCGACGACAAGATCCACCTCACCCACCTGCTGAGCGCGTGGGCTGCGGGCCACGAGTCGCTCCGGGGTGAGGCCTGA